AGGGCGTTCCGGAAGACCGGCGCGCCGGCCCGTTTTCGCGCCGTTTGCCGCCGGAACACGTCCAGGATGGGCAGTTTCTCCTCCTCCAGTCCCCGGCTGCGCTGAAAGCGGACGGCACGGATGCACTGCAGGGCCATGAACAGGAGCAGCGCCGCCGCCAGCCCAATCGGTTCGCCCGCGCCGGAGATGCGGAGCAGGTCCTCCGCCTTGAACACCGCCATGAAGGCGGGCAGGTTCACCAGAAAAACCCAGACCCACCAAAGCAGGGCGTTGCGCCCGCCCACAAACCAGTTGGCCGCCAGAAGCCCCGTGAACCACGCCAGCCCCGTGACCAGGCAGAACAACACCAGTCCGGCGGACTCGGGCGACGCCATCAGCAGGACCCGGAGCAGCAGTAGAAACGCCCACAGGGCGCACAGCAGGGCAAGACGCGCGCCCAACACCAGTGTGGACAGTGTCTCCACGGGCATGGGCAGCCGGAAGAGCCGCGCGGGGAATGGCTGCCTTGCCGCGCCCGGCTCGTGGTTCATGGCGAGAAGCATGCCCGTGGCCGCGAAGGCCCCGGCGCAGTAGAAGTCGAAAATGCCGACCAGGTCCATGTAGGCGATCAGACCCATTTTCCAGTTGAGCAGGAGTCCGCCCACGCCCGCCAGACCCACCCCGGCCATGGCCAGGGTGACGGTCTGGTAGGCCCGGACCTGTTCCCACACCACCGCAGCGTGCGGTGGAACCCGTCTTGCCGCCATTACTCCCATGACACGCCCTCCCCCGCGCGGGACGAGCCGGCCGTCTCGCCGGAAACGCGGCGGCCGTGGACCCGCGCGATGAATATCTCCTCCAGCGAGGGCGCGCGCATGCCCGTGACCTCGCCGCCCAGCGCGGCAATCTGGGGCCGCACCGCCTCCCCGTCGCCCAGGCAGACCAGGGTCCAGTCACGGCCCAGGCCGTTCGCCTCGATGACCCCGGCCATCTCGGGCAGTTCCCGCCGGCTCTCCACAAACTGGACGGACAGGCGCGTGTGCGCCCGCTTGATCTCCTCCAGGGACCCGCAGAGGACCACCCGCCCGTGGTGAATCATGGCCACGATGTCCGCCACCCGCTCGATCTCGTCCAGCAGGTGCGACGAGAACAGGACCGTGCGGCCCTCGCTCACCACGTCGCGCAGGATGGCCTCCAGAATGTCCTGCCGCACTGCGGGATCAAGCCCGGAGGACGGCTCGTCCAGCAGCAGCAGCTCGGGCCGGTATGCCAGCGCGGTGAGCAGGCCCGCCTTCGCCTTCTCGCCCCGGCTCAGGGTGCGGATGCGCGAGGCCGGGTCCAGTTTGAAGAGTTTGCGCAGCCGCTCCGCATAGGCGTCGTCCCAGGCCGGGTAAAAGGCGCGGGAATAGCCCATCAGCTCGTCCACGCGCATCCAGTGGGGCAGGTCCCGGTCCTCGGAGAGGTAACCCAGCCGCGACAGCACCCCCACGGGGTCCGCCACGGGGTCCCTGCCGAAAACACGCACCGTGCCCGCCGTGGGCTGCATCAGACCGAGCAGGTGGCGGATGAGCGTGGTCTTGCCCGCGCCGTTCTCGCCCACCAGCCCGAAGACCACCCCCGGCGGCACGTCCAGGCTCACCCCGTCCAGTGCAATCTTCCGCTTGAAATGGCGCACCAGGTCCCGCACCCCGATGACCGGCGCCCCGTCCCGCTCAATCGCCTTGTCCATGGACAACTTCCTTTCTTCCCCGCAGCGCATCCAACCGCGCGCGCATGAGTTCAACCACCTCGTCCAGGGTGAAATTCAGGTGTTCAGACTCCACCAGCAGGGCGTCCACCCGCTCCGAAAGGAGGCGGAGCCGCTCGCGGTGGGCCAGGGGGGAGCCGCCCTCCGCCACATAGGTGCCCGCGCCGACACGGGTGTTCACCACGCCCGCGCTTTCCAACTCGCGGTAGGCCCGGGCCACCGTGTTTGGGTTGATGAGCAGTTGGGCCGCCAGGGTCCGCACCGGCGGCAGCTCCTCATGGGGCCGCAACTGCCCCATGGCCACCAGCCGTTTAATCTGGTTCACGATTTGCTGATAGATGGGCGTGCCGTCTTTCGGGGAGATGTGCAGCAGCATGTCAGTGCTCCGTTCAAGATTGTACTAGTACTTTACTACAATATGCGCCGTTTGTCAAGTCATTTTTTAGGAGGCGCGAAAAAATAGCCGGGAGATGGGTGAAGGTCTGCGAATGGCAATAATGCAGACCACCGGCAGAGGCAGCATCACTCCCGTCATTGCAACGCGGGGCTGTCCCAGTGGTGACTTCAGAAAGCCTTTTCAGCTTTTCCCCGCCACGAGTGCGTTCAGATACATCTCGAGGTGGGTGTACCCGTCAGGGCCAAACTGGGCGCCGTCGCCGGGATTGACCGGGTCAAGGCCATGGGCGGTCTCCCAGTCG
Above is a genomic segment from Candidatus Hydrogenedentota bacterium containing:
- a CDS encoding GntR family transcriptional regulator produces the protein MLLHISPKDGTPIYQQIVNQIKRLVAMGQLRPHEELPPVRTLAAQLLINPNTVARAYRELESAGVVNTRVGAGTYVAEGGSPLAHRERLRLLSERVDALLVESEHLNFTLDEVVELMRARLDALRGRKEVVHGQGD
- a CDS encoding ABC transporter ATP-binding protein, whose protein sequence is MDKAIERDGAPVIGVRDLVRHFKRKIALDGVSLDVPPGVVFGLVGENGAGKTTLIRHLLGLMQPTAGTVRVFGRDPVADPVGVLSRLGYLSEDRDLPHWMRVDELMGYSRAFYPAWDDAYAERLRKLFKLDPASRIRTLSRGEKAKAGLLTALAYRPELLLLDEPSSGLDPAVRQDILEAILRDVVSEGRTVLFSSHLLDEIERVADIVAMIHHGRVVLCGSLEEIKRAHTRLSVQFVESRRELPEMAGVIEANGLGRDWTLVCLGDGEAVRPQIAALGGEVTGMRAPSLEEIFIARVHGRRVSGETAGSSRAGEGVSWE